The following coding sequences are from one Candidatus Bathyarchaeota archaeon window:
- a CDS encoding DUF655 domain-containing protein — translation MEKRYEEYAYVLDFLPHGRPGVRITGKAGYRTGALVQLVGEDFFTLLEALAKEGVTLKPHDRVYVGKEAREEITYIIGRIGYDELTAAAKAELPSVVSRIVLNREKWFVNFFNTAQAITPRMHALELIPGIGKKYMWQVIRERERKPFESFEDLQKRAQIPNPVKLLTKRILEELAGESKYRLFTRAR, via the coding sequence ATGGAGAAGAGATACGAAGAGTACGCTTACGTTCTAGACTTTCTTCCTCACGGCCGTCCGGGAGTTAGGATTACTGGAAAGGCTGGTTACCGAACAGGGGCTCTTGTTCAGCTTGTTGGTGAGGATTTCTTTACGCTCTTAGAAGCCTTGGCAAAGGAAGGAGTAACCCTTAAGCCTCACGATCGTGTTTATGTAGGTAAAGAAGCCCGAGAAGAGATCACTTACATCATTGGTCGCATAGGCTATGATGAACTAACAGCAGCCGCGAAGGCAGAACTCCCATCTGTGGTTAGCCGCATAGTACTGAACCGTGAGAAATGGTTTGTAAACTTCTTCAATACGGCTCAAGCCATTACCCCGCGGATGCATGCCTTGGAGCTTATTCCTGGCATTGGCAAAAAATACATGTGGCAAGTTATTAGAGAACGTGAAAGAAAGCCCTTCGAAAGTTTTGAGGATCTTCAAAAGCGCGCTCAAATACCTAATCCTGTTAAACTTTTAACCAAAAGAATTTTGGAGGAGCTTGCCGGCGAAAGCAAATATAGACTTTTCACAAGGGCACGTTAA
- a CDS encoding 50S ribosomal protein L21e, with protein sequence MRKSKGYRSKTRKLLKKKPRERGKIKLGRLLQDYQPGNNVVIKIDPSIQKGMPHRRYHGRVGTILGKRGRSYIVSVTQGDAVKEIIVRPEHLEPYGGS encoded by the coding sequence TTGAGAAAGTCAAAAGGGTATCGGTCGAAAACCCGCAAACTCCTCAAAAAGAAACCTAGAGAACGTGGAAAAATAAAGCTTGGTAGACTGCTCCAAGACTACCAGCCAGGCAACAATGTAGTCATAAAGATCGACCCAAGCATTCAGAAGGGTATGCCTCATAGACGCTATCATGGAAGAGTTGGCACAATCCTTGGAAAACGGGGACGAAGCTATATCGTAAGCGTTACGCAAGGCGACGCTGTCAAAGAAATCATTGTAAGACCTGAACATTTGGAACCTTATGGAGGAAGTTGA
- a CDS encoding RNA polymerase Rpb4 has translation MKALEKAEGETVKEKSITIPQVKKILEDLGEENLDQFQRRVLDYASKFSKVDVETAKMLVEKLVVEFGLEEVEAVQIVNCMPASVEELRIFLGGGRKIIEASKLEAIVKLLNEHRLK, from the coding sequence TTGAAGGCGTTGGAAAAGGCTGAAGGCGAAACTGTTAAAGAGAAAAGTATAACGATTCCTCAAGTCAAGAAAATTTTGGAGGATCTTGGAGAAGAAAACCTCGACCAATTCCAAAGGCGTGTTCTCGATTATGCCTCCAAATTTTCTAAAGTGGATGTTGAAACTGCCAAAATGCTTGTTGAGAAACTTGTTGTGGAGTTTGGTTTAGAAGAAGTTGAAGCCGTTCAAATAGTTAATTGTATGCCTGCCAGTGTTGAGGAGCTTAGAATTTTCTTAGGCGGCGGGCGCAAAATAATTGAAGCTTCAAAATTAGAAGCCATAGTTAAACTTTTAAACGAACATAGATTGAAATAG
- a CDS encoding methyltransferase, which translates to MFLQAKTVFFGNYTFQVWPDVYEPAEDSFLFAENLTVEPGEYVLDMGAGCGILGIIAAEKASYVVAVDINPNAVRCAKENAKLNGVSGKMFFVQGDLFAPLRVKEKFDLILFNAPYLPSEYWEGSTWAERAWAGGANGRAIINRFLNDFPRHLNTEGRVLLMQSTLTDLEKTFRTLKAEGFKAEVIAKRELPFFETVVLIEASRRN; encoded by the coding sequence ATGTTCTTGCAGGCTAAAACAGTGTTTTTCGGCAACTATACTTTCCAAGTCTGGCCAGATGTGTATGAGCCTGCAGAAGACTCCTTTCTTTTTGCAGAAAATCTAACTGTAGAACCCGGCGAATACGTTTTAGATATGGGTGCTGGATGCGGCATTCTTGGCATTATCGCTGCGGAAAAAGCTTCATATGTAGTTGCTGTGGATATAAACCCAAACGCGGTACGTTGTGCAAAGGAAAACGCAAAGCTAAATGGAGTGAGTGGCAAAATGTTCTTTGTCCAAGGAGACTTGTTTGCTCCCTTGAGGGTCAAAGAAAAATTTGACCTTATACTTTTTAATGCGCCGTATTTGCCATCTGAGTATTGGGAAGGCAGCACGTGGGCTGAGCGTGCATGGGCTGGTGGAGCTAACGGAAGAGCCATCATAAACAGATTCCTAAATGACTTTCCAAGACATTTAAATACCGAAGGCCGTGTCTTGCTAATGCAGTCAACCCTTACCGATTTAGAAAAAACCTTTAGAACATTAAAGGCTGAAGGCTTTAAGGCGGAAGTGATTGCGAAACGTGAGCTTCCGTTTTTCGAGACGGTGGTGCTTATTGAGGCAAGTCGGCGAAACTAG
- a CDS encoding tRNA pseudouridine(54/55) synthase Pus10, with product MNILEKALQMLERYPLCDHCLGRQFAFLAHGMENEEKGKMLKTLLLMEAQALAYAKKAEGPRILKILATNGFLKSAEEVLHKMRKRLPKKASASTCFLCRNRFSTVDELAKKAVEKLSEYEFNTFMIGVELPVEVEECEDEFKAMFNVEHGENIRLEFGRLLGIKVAFYSGKKLDYHKPDIVVILNPITEEIRFQVNPLFIAGRYKKLVRGIPQSKWICTKCQGRGCEKCNWTGKMYPESVEELISPPFLEATGGIKVSFHASGREDVDARMLGKGRPFVIEISQPKKRFIDLQKLESVVNDYAKGKVQISDLRFVSKDFIRKVKKGEAAQKEYRVIIEFEKEVSDQELELLEEKLTNTSVKQRTPLRVLHRRADLTREKYIYEVKVKRLSSKRAEMRIRCQGGLYVKELVSGDEGRTSPSVSEILGQKAKPIKLDVLNVIM from the coding sequence TTGAACATTCTGGAAAAAGCCTTGCAGATGCTTGAAAGGTATCCCCTTTGCGACCACTGTTTGGGTAGGCAATTTGCTTTCCTAGCGCATGGAATGGAAAACGAGGAAAAAGGAAAAATGTTGAAAACTTTGTTGTTAATGGAGGCTCAAGCGCTAGCATATGCGAAAAAAGCCGAAGGCCCGCGTATCCTTAAGATTCTAGCGACCAATGGCTTCTTAAAGTCAGCCGAAGAGGTTCTGCATAAAATGCGGAAACGATTACCGAAAAAAGCGTCTGCTAGCACGTGCTTTCTGTGCAGAAACCGTTTCAGTACAGTTGATGAACTAGCTAAAAAGGCTGTTGAAAAGCTAAGCGAATACGAATTTAACACCTTCATGATCGGTGTGGAGCTGCCGGTTGAAGTTGAAGAATGTGAAGACGAATTTAAAGCGATGTTCAATGTTGAACATGGCGAAAATATACGACTGGAATTTGGAAGACTTTTAGGTATAAAGGTAGCTTTCTACAGCGGCAAAAAGCTGGACTACCACAAGCCCGATATTGTTGTGATTTTAAACCCGATAACAGAGGAAATACGCTTTCAAGTTAACCCACTTTTCATAGCGGGGCGATATAAAAAACTTGTAAGAGGTATACCCCAGTCAAAATGGATTTGCACGAAGTGCCAAGGAAGAGGCTGTGAGAAATGCAATTGGACTGGGAAAATGTATCCCGAATCCGTGGAAGAACTGATAAGCCCACCTTTCCTGGAGGCCACCGGTGGTATCAAAGTATCTTTTCACGCTTCTGGAAGGGAAGATGTGGATGCTCGTATGCTCGGTAAAGGGCGGCCGTTTGTCATAGAAATATCGCAGCCCAAAAAACGTTTCATCGATCTCCAAAAACTTGAGTCCGTTGTGAATGATTATGCCAAGGGCAAGGTGCAAATTTCTGATTTACGATTTGTGAGTAAGGATTTTATTAGAAAAGTGAAGAAAGGTGAGGCTGCTCAAAAAGAGTATCGTGTCATCATAGAGTTTGAGAAAGAAGTTTCCGATCAAGAATTGGAATTGTTGGAGGAAAAACTAACAAACACTTCTGTTAAACAGAGAACCCCACTTCGTGTTTTGCATAGAAGAGCGGATTTAACTCGGGAAAAGTACATATATGAGGTGAAAGTAAAAAGATTGTCGTCTAAAAGAGCTGAAATGAGGATTCGCTGCCAAGGAGGACTATATGTAAAAGAGTTGGTGTCTGGTGATGAAGGCCGCACATCTCCAAGCGTTTCGGAGATTCTCGGCCAGAAAGCGAAGCCTATAAAACTTGATGTTTTAAACGTAATTATGTAA
- the rsmA gene encoding ribosomal RNA small subunit methyltransferase A, protein MNLLEETKLLLRRYRIFPKKRLGQHFTVDPSIFHRMVEYAALSSDDVVLDVGAGFGFLTRYLAAKCQRVLAVELDSKVAAILRLRLKDLPNVIVIEGDVFKVPLPPFNKVVAIPPYSISSQLIRWLFNKSFHCAILVLQKEFARRLVAPMGTEDYGWLTILTYYYLDVELLDEVPRYAFYPPPEVDSTILLLKPKHPRPFSLKNEEWFERFVRVMFTQRNRKVKNAIRAFAEKELAKGSSPISSSIPFKEKRVRELAPEDFGVLANVLAG, encoded by the coding sequence ATGAACCTTTTAGAAGAAACGAAGCTTCTTCTTCGAAGATATCGAATATTCCCGAAAAAACGTTTAGGCCAGCATTTCACGGTTGACCCTTCAATTTTTCATCGAATGGTTGAATATGCAGCTCTCTCAAGCGACGATGTAGTCTTAGATGTTGGAGCAGGCTTCGGCTTTTTAACTCGCTATTTGGCTGCAAAATGCCAGAGGGTTCTAGCTGTCGAATTAGATTCAAAAGTGGCGGCAATACTACGGTTGCGTCTCAAAGACTTGCCAAATGTGATCGTGATTGAAGGCGATGTGTTTAAGGTTCCACTTCCTCCCTTTAACAAGGTTGTCGCGATACCGCCTTACAGTATTTCCTCACAGCTTATCCGATGGCTTTTTAATAAATCCTTCCATTGTGCAATTCTTGTTTTACAGAAAGAGTTTGCCCGTCGACTCGTAGCACCAATGGGAACTGAGGACTATGGATGGCTCACCATTTTAACATATTACTACCTTGACGTTGAGCTTCTTGACGAAGTACCTAGGTACGCATTCTATCCTCCACCGGAGGTAGATTCTACAATTCTGTTGTTAAAGCCTAAGCATCCACGACCTTTCTCCTTGAAAAATGAAGAGTGGTTTGAACGTTTTGTACGGGTAATGTTTACGCAACGAAACAGGAAAGTGAAAAACGCCATACGAGCATTCGCTGAGAAAGAACTCGCTAAAGGAAGTTCACCGATAAGTAGTTCAATTCCCTTTAAAGAAAAACGTGTTAGAGAACTAGCCCCGGAAGATTTCGGTGTGTTGGCGAATGTTCTTGCAGGCTAA
- a CDS encoding 50S ribosomal protein L16, with protein MRARNYREVRGQPYTRKEFVKGFPQPKITKFTMGDPNAKFEYEARLIALERAQIRHNALEAARVATNRLLMDKLSNNYFLQVHPYPHVILRENKMIFGAHADRLQDGMRRAFGKPIGTAARVEPNQTIITVRVNANGVEVAKEALKRGAAKLPIPCRVVVEKAEVKEAKAS; from the coding sequence ATGCGCGCGCGCAACTACAGAGAGGTTAGGGGGCAACCTTACACTAGGAAAGAGTTTGTTAAGGGTTTCCCGCAACCGAAAATAACAAAGTTCACTATGGGAGACCCAAACGCTAAATTCGAATACGAGGCTAGACTCATAGCCCTGGAAAGAGCCCAAATTAGACATAATGCCCTAGAGGCTGCCCGGGTGGCGACAAACCGTCTCTTAATGGATAAGCTTTCCAACAATTACTTCTTGCAGGTCCACCCATATCCACATGTCATTCTTAGAGAAAACAAGATGATCTTTGGGGCTCATGCAGACCGACTGCAAGATGGTATGCGAAGAGCCTTCGGAAAACCAATCGGAACAGCTGCACGAGTAGAGCCCAACCAGACAATTATTACCGTTAGAGTCAACGCCAACGGCGTTGAAGTTGCAAAAGAAGCCTTAAAAAGAGGCGCCGCAAAGCTTCCGATACCCTGTAGAGTAGTTGTTGAAAAAGCAGAGGTTAAGGAAGCGAAAGCCTCATGA